From Arcticibacter tournemirensis, one genomic window encodes:
- a CDS encoding heavy metal translocating P-type ATPase → MNKYTCPMHPQVLKDEPGKCPLCGMTLVPVGSTSASHQHTSGHGHAEHSSHDHEKEGFNKHAGHHTGDFLKRFWVSLVITVPILLLSHMIQQWLGFSLAFTGDKYVLLALGTAIYLYGGLPFLKGMMGEMKAKAIGMMTLVAIAISVAYIYSVAVVFGLQGMDFFWELATLIDIMLLGHWLEMRSQMAASRALQSLVALLPNDVTVERNGEAVKIKLEELQSNETVIIKPGEKIPADGLVLEGVSYINESMLTGESVPVKKETNSKVIAGSINGDGALKVKVTAVGKDSYLNRVINLVQEAQATKSNTQNLADKVAKWLTFIAIAVGIGTFVYWFASSGDTAFALERMVTVMVTACPHALGVAIPLVVAISTTLSATNGLLIRNRTAFETTRKLSTIIFDKTGTLTKGSHAVEKVIPLTDEYKADEVIQYAAAVQQNSEHHIAKGIMAILKEKGLALWKSENFSYMQGIGVKGVVKGKNVVAAGPNYFKENRLSLPEIPAEINQEAETVNFVLIEDQVIGIITLADSIREGSGQAIDELKKMGIKSFLLTGDNDRIAAAVAGKLGMDGYLANVLPHNKQEKVKEFQDKGEVVAMTGDGVNDAPALAQADVGIAVGSGTDVAAETADIILVDSDPRDVVKLIDFGKLTYKKMVQNLIWAVGYNVVAIPLAAGILYPKFILSPAMGAVLMSVSTIVVAINASFLKIKN, encoded by the coding sequence ATGAATAAATACACTTGTCCGATGCATCCGCAGGTGCTAAAAGACGAACCGGGCAAATGCCCGCTCTGCGGTATGACATTGGTGCCAGTTGGCAGTACATCAGCTTCTCATCAGCATACATCAGGACATGGGCATGCTGAGCATTCTTCTCATGATCATGAAAAAGAGGGCTTTAATAAGCATGCAGGGCACCATACCGGGGATTTCCTGAAACGCTTTTGGGTAAGCCTGGTCATTACAGTTCCAATCCTGCTGTTATCACATATGATACAGCAATGGTTGGGTTTCAGCCTTGCTTTCACCGGCGATAAATATGTATTGCTGGCACTCGGAACAGCCATTTATCTCTATGGAGGCTTACCCTTCCTGAAGGGAATGATGGGCGAGATGAAGGCAAAAGCCATAGGGATGATGACACTTGTTGCCATTGCCATATCCGTAGCCTACATCTATTCGGTGGCCGTTGTGTTTGGCCTGCAGGGCATGGATTTCTTTTGGGAACTGGCAACCCTTATCGACATCATGCTTTTGGGGCATTGGCTGGAAATGCGTTCCCAGATGGCTGCTTCCCGGGCATTACAATCACTGGTGGCCTTACTGCCAAACGATGTCACCGTTGAACGAAACGGAGAAGCCGTAAAAATAAAGCTCGAAGAGCTGCAAAGCAATGAAACGGTCATCATAAAACCGGGGGAAAAAATTCCGGCCGACGGCTTGGTACTGGAGGGCGTTTCTTACATCAACGAAAGTATGCTTACCGGGGAAAGTGTTCCCGTAAAAAAGGAAACGAACAGTAAGGTGATCGCAGGATCTATCAATGGCGACGGTGCGTTGAAGGTAAAGGTAACAGCAGTAGGAAAAGACAGCTACCTGAACCGGGTGATTAACCTGGTCCAAGAGGCACAGGCTACTAAGTCCAATACGCAGAACCTTGCTGACAAAGTAGCCAAATGGCTCACTTTTATTGCCATTGCCGTTGGCATAGGCACATTCGTTTATTGGTTTGCCAGCAGTGGTGATACTGCCTTTGCCCTGGAAAGGATGGTTACGGTCATGGTAACCGCCTGCCCGCACGCATTGGGTGTGGCTATCCCGTTGGTAGTCGCCATTTCCACCACACTTTCGGCGACTAATGGTCTGCTCATTCGCAACCGGACGGCATTTGAAACAACCCGGAAGCTATCTACCATCATTTTTGATAAAACCGGAACGCTCACCAAAGGTTCCCATGCAGTGGAAAAAGTGATCCCGTTAACGGACGAGTATAAGGCTGATGAAGTGATCCAGTATGCTGCCGCAGTACAGCAAAATTCGGAACACCATATCGCAAAAGGCATCATGGCAATATTAAAAGAAAAGGGCCTTGCCTTATGGAAGTCTGAAAACTTCAGCTATATGCAGGGCATCGGTGTTAAAGGTGTTGTCAAAGGGAAAAATGTAGTAGCTGCGGGGCCAAATTATTTCAAAGAAAACCGCCTTTCCTTGCCGGAAATTCCAGCAGAAATCAACCAGGAAGCCGAAACGGTCAACTTCGTTCTCATCGAAGATCAGGTAATCGGCATCATCACTTTGGCAGACAGCATCCGGGAGGGTTCCGGACAGGCAATTGATGAACTCAAAAAAATGGGTATTAAGTCCTTTTTGCTCACCGGGGACAATGACAGGATTGCTGCTGCGGTGGCCGGAAAATTAGGAATGGACGGTTATTTGGCAAATGTGCTGCCCCATAACAAGCAGGAAAAGGTAAAAGAGTTCCAGGATAAAGGTGAAGTGGTTGCCATGACAGGTGATGGTGTCAATGATGCACCTGCACTGGCGCAGGCAGATGTCGGTATTGCCGTAGGTTCCGGTACGGATGTGGCTGCCGAAACAGCGGACATCATATTGGTGGACAGTGATCCCAGGGATGTAGTTAAGCTGATTGACTTCGGTAAACTCACCTACAAAAAAATGGTGCAGAACCTGATATGGGCGGTGGGTTACAACGTTGTGGCGATTCCACTTGCAGCAGGTATCCTCTATCCAAAATTTATTTTAAGTCCCGCTATGGGTGCTGTGCTGATGAGCGTAAGCACCATTGTAGTGGCCATTAACGCAAGTTTCTTAAAAATCAAAAATTGA
- a CDS encoding phosphoribosylpyrophosphate synthetase, protein MVQYDDMVQALKELRQRGYSMDFSLLPDCLYCASRSLKLKPEDFTVTETHRFESLDSSPDNNAVVYAISSNDGKNKGVLVDAYGTYAGVMTHEMAKKLNAHKF, encoded by the coding sequence ATGGTACAGTACGATGACATGGTGCAGGCGCTCAAAGAACTGAGACAACGTGGGTACAGTATGGACTTTAGTCTTTTACCGGACTGCCTGTACTGTGCATCAAGGAGCCTGAAGCTAAAACCGGAGGATTTTACGGTAACGGAAACACATAGGTTTGAAAGCCTCGACAGCAGTCCTGATAACAATGCAGTTGTGTACGCGATATCGTCCAATGACGGTAAGAACAAAGGGGTACTTGTTGATGCCTATGGTACTTATGCCGGTGTGATGACCCATGAGATGGCAAAAAAATTAAATGCACATAAATTTTAA
- a CDS encoding DUF3347 domain-containing protein: MKSLSKMVMVIAVLLSSINGFAQIKNAKTETVKIYGNCEMCKTTIEKAGNVKQVASVDWNKDTKVATLTYDSDRTNQDEILKRIALAGYDNEKFRAPDDVYAKLAGCCQYDRPLKTVAKNKEAGKDMAGMDMTGMKTEHGNHDHSKMDASAKMTDPQDQSPLKPVFDSYFSVKDALVKTDAATAAAKATELAAAIKAVDMNKLSAQEHTAWMKVMKDLAANAASISASKDVAKQRNGLAALSGNIYELAKVSKQDVPVYYQHCPMYNGGKGANWLSKENGIKNPFYGSQMLSCGSTVETIK, from the coding sequence ATGAAATCATTATCGAAAATGGTGATGGTAATCGCTGTATTACTATCATCAATTAACGGTTTTGCACAGATCAAGAATGCGAAAACGGAAACCGTAAAGATCTACGGTAATTGTGAAATGTGTAAAACCACCATCGAAAAAGCAGGTAATGTAAAGCAGGTAGCCAGCGTGGATTGGAATAAAGATACCAAAGTGGCTACACTCACTTACGACAGCGACAGAACAAACCAGGATGAAATCCTGAAGCGTATTGCTTTAGCCGGGTATGACAATGAGAAGTTCCGCGCTCCCGATGACGTATATGCTAAACTGGCTGGCTGCTGCCAGTATGATAGACCCTTGAAGACGGTTGCCAAAAATAAAGAGGCGGGTAAGGATATGGCGGGTATGGATATGACCGGCATGAAAACAGAGCACGGCAATCATGATCACAGTAAAATGGATGCCTCAGCTAAAATGACGGACCCCCAGGATCAGTCACCGCTAAAACCTGTATTTGACAGCTACTTTTCAGTGAAAGATGCCCTGGTAAAGACCGACGCTGCTACCGCAGCCGCCAAAGCCACAGAATTGGCAGCAGCCATCAAAGCGGTAGATATGAATAAGCTGTCGGCACAGGAACATACGGCCTGGATGAAAGTAATGAAAGACTTAGCGGCCAATGCAGCGAGTATTTCAGCATCAAAAGATGTAGCAAAACAAAGAAATGGCTTGGCAGCACTTTCAGGTAATATCTACGAACTGGCGAAAGTTTCCAAGCAGGACGTTCCCGTTTACTACCAGCATTGCCCTATGTATAATGGAGGCAAGGGAGCCAATTGGCTGAGTAAGGAGAATGGAATAAAAAATCCATTCTATGGCTCACAAATGCTTAGCTGCGGCAGCACGGTAGAAACCATCAAATAA
- a CDS encoding heavy-metal-associated domain-containing protein — MENKEFQFKTNINCGGCIASVKPHLDNAEGICHWEVDTANKDKVLTVKSEGITEQEVISTVQKAGFKIEPLNA; from the coding sequence ATGGAAAATAAAGAATTTCAATTCAAGACAAACATCAATTGTGGCGGATGTATCGCATCAGTAAAGCCTCACCTGGATAATGCAGAGGGCATCTGCCATTGGGAAGTGGACACAGCCAATAAGGACAAAGTACTTACTGTGAAGTCAGAGGGCATTACAGAGCAGGAAGTGATATCGACGGTACAAAAGGCAGGCTTCAAAATAGAGCCGTTGAATGCCTAA
- a CDS encoding type IV toxin-antitoxin system AbiEi family antitoxin domain-containing protein: MDLSPAVRSYMTHPLTRQLILSLLKDYRRPNDKVHELLKQGILQSIKKGLYIAGPSFKGTKPEPFLLANHISGPSYVSLDSALSYHGLIPERVFEISSMTTKASCKFTTPAGIFTYTHLDLPYYAFGIQQTKLSDEQHVMLASPEKALFDKVATTAGIILRSTKSAAAYLIEDLRMDEDILRGLNTRMMSSWLPDAPKKDSLSMAIKMIEKL, translated from the coding sequence ATGGATTTAAGCCCTGCTGTACGGTCATATATGACGCACCCCTTGACACGTCAGTTAATACTGTCTCTGCTGAAGGACTATAGAAGGCCTAACGACAAGGTACACGAATTGTTAAAGCAAGGAATACTGCAGTCTATAAAGAAAGGATTATATATTGCTGGTCCATCATTTAAGGGCACTAAGCCGGAACCTTTTCTTCTTGCAAATCATATTTCAGGACCGAGCTACGTCTCTTTAGACAGCGCTTTGTCTTATCATGGTTTAATACCGGAACGGGTATTTGAAATTTCATCCATGACAACTAAAGCTTCCTGCAAGTTTACCACACCAGCCGGAATCTTTACCTATACACATCTGGATCTGCCATACTATGCATTCGGAATACAGCAGACGAAATTATCAGATGAACAACATGTAATGCTAGCATCGCCGGAAAAGGCTCTATTTGATAAAGTCGCGACAACTGCAGGGATAATACTTAGAAGCACGAAAAGTGCTGCCGCCTATTTGATTGAAGACCTGAGAATGGATGAGGATATTTTAAGGGGATTAAATACCAGGATGATGTCATCATGGCTACCGGATGCGCCTAAAAAAGACAGTTTATCAATGGCAATAAAAATGATCGAAAAATTATGA
- a CDS encoding nucleotidyl transferase AbiEii/AbiGii toxin family protein: MIKEWLDSYQPSNKEEALQALREIMQEIALAGLCRAGFFEKAAFYGGTALRIFYGLNRFSEDLDFSLLEANPDFSLDKYLRSILAEFDSLGMHVSVKEKQKTNQNNIESAFLKSETIWRELVLEGVIPQSGLEQKANIKIKLEVDTMPPPGFETEEKLLLKPFSFYVKCFTISDLFAGKMHALLFRKWKDNVKGRDWYDMEWYIKKGIPLNLKHFALRAKDSGDRKDELITSAEFQDLLHAKIDSVDLNRIKADISRFIPDPKVLEIWTPQYFHDLTGHLKIKT; encoded by the coding sequence ATGATAAAGGAATGGCTGGACTCCTACCAACCCTCCAATAAGGAGGAGGCTTTGCAGGCCCTGCGTGAAATCATGCAGGAAATTGCGCTTGCAGGGCTATGTCGAGCTGGCTTCTTTGAAAAGGCAGCTTTCTATGGCGGTACTGCGTTAAGAATTTTTTACGGTCTTAACCGTTTTTCGGAAGACCTGGATTTTTCACTTTTAGAAGCTAATCCCGATTTTTCACTGGATAAATATTTACGTTCCATTCTCGCCGAATTTGATTCACTGGGCATGCACGTATCCGTGAAGGAAAAACAAAAAACCAATCAGAATAACATCGAGTCGGCATTTTTAAAATCAGAAACCATATGGAGGGAGCTGGTTTTAGAAGGCGTGATACCTCAAAGTGGACTGGAGCAGAAAGCTAATATTAAAATTAAGCTCGAAGTAGATACGATGCCGCCACCGGGTTTCGAAACGGAAGAAAAACTGTTACTGAAACCATTTTCTTTTTACGTAAAGTGCTTTACTATTTCGGATCTTTTTGCCGGTAAGATGCATGCCTTGTTGTTCCGCAAGTGGAAGGATAATGTTAAAGGCCGGGATTGGTACGATATGGAATGGTATATTAAGAAAGGGATTCCGCTTAATCTCAAACACTTCGCACTTCGGGCAAAAGATAGCGGCGATAGGAAAGACGAGTTAATTACATCGGCAGAATTTCAGGATTTGTTACATGCAAAAATTGATAGTGTGGATTTGAACCGGATAAAGGCAGATATCAGCAGGTTTATTCCGGATCCTAAAGTTTTAGAAATTTGGACACCTCAATATTTTCATGATTTAACAGGGCATCTGAAAATCAAAACTTAG
- a CDS encoding alpha/beta hydrolase family protein produces MSARFLFFVFSLCFTILVNAGAQDLPPKTTWEGKLGAIRLILRINEDSVSHKPTAVFDSPDQGALGLTVSKLHIAADSLEAFSSLIQGGFKGSFNADKSVLNGIWQQGGATIPLILKRTANREGPKRPQNPKPPFPYKAEDLIYSNKDKTIQYGATLTLPVSTSPSPVVILITGSGQEDRDETVFGHKPFLVIADHLSRNGIAVLRVDDRGVGKTTGDAKNATSEDFAQDVLAGIAYLKTRKEIDPARIGLIGHSEGGIIAPMVALRSKDVSFIVSLAGVGVTGKELIKRQVEHSYTRMGFDQEGVKRILDMMDVLIKLSDEYPDEAKLKSEFKPAFQKWLDQQPEDFLRKAGFKGPDADKAIGMMANRTYSPWMRYFFKYDPATTLTKVKIPVLAMNGEKDTQVSAKENLEGFRKYLTQAGNKDFKIALLPGLNHLFQTADTGEVGEYADIEETFAPEALKVMTDWIRGHSEK; encoded by the coding sequence ATGTCAGCCCGATTTCTTTTTTTCGTTTTTAGCCTTTGTTTCACCATTTTAGTAAATGCAGGAGCCCAGGATTTGCCACCCAAAACTACGTGGGAGGGTAAACTGGGAGCGATACGATTGATCCTCAGGATAAATGAAGATAGTGTTTCGCATAAGCCAACAGCCGTTTTTGACAGTCCTGATCAGGGTGCTCTTGGCTTAACAGTATCAAAGCTTCATATAGCAGCCGACAGCCTGGAGGCATTTTCTTCATTGATACAAGGCGGTTTTAAAGGCAGTTTCAATGCTGATAAATCTGTATTGAACGGGATATGGCAACAGGGGGGAGCAACGATCCCGCTTATACTAAAGAGAACTGCCAACAGGGAAGGACCAAAAAGGCCTCAAAATCCTAAGCCACCTTTTCCATACAAAGCAGAAGATCTGATTTATTCCAATAAAGATAAAACCATACAATATGGAGCTACTCTCACTCTGCCGGTTTCAACTTCGCCCAGTCCTGTAGTGATCTTAATCACCGGCTCCGGCCAGGAAGACAGGGATGAAACCGTATTTGGACATAAGCCCTTCCTTGTAATAGCAGATCATCTAAGCCGGAATGGAATAGCCGTATTAAGAGTTGACGACCGGGGAGTTGGAAAAACAACAGGCGATGCGAAAAATGCCACTTCAGAAGACTTCGCGCAAGATGTCCTTGCAGGCATAGCTTATTTAAAAACGCGAAAAGAGATTGATCCGGCAAGGATCGGACTAATAGGGCATAGTGAAGGTGGAATAATCGCTCCAATGGTGGCATTGCGTTCCAAAGACGTGTCGTTTATTGTAAGTTTAGCAGGGGTAGGAGTAACAGGAAAGGAATTAATAAAACGGCAGGTTGAACATTCATATACACGGATGGGCTTTGACCAGGAAGGGGTAAAGCGGATCCTCGATATGATGGATGTTTTGATAAAGCTAAGTGATGAATACCCTGATGAAGCCAAACTGAAATCCGAATTTAAGCCGGCCTTTCAAAAGTGGCTGGATCAGCAGCCCGAAGATTTTCTCCGGAAAGCTGGTTTTAAAGGACCTGACGCTGATAAAGCAATTGGAATGATGGCTAACAGAACTTATTCCCCGTGGATGCGCTATTTTTTTAAATATGATCCCGCTACCACGTTGACCAAAGTTAAAATACCTGTTTTAGCGATGAACGGTGAAAAGGATACCCAGGTTTCTGCAAAAGAAAACCTCGAAGGGTTTAGAAAATATCTTACGCAGGCTGGGAACAAAGATTTTAAGATTGCATTACTCCCCGGTCTTAACCATTTATTCCAGACTGCAGATACGGGCGAAGTAGGCGAGTATGCTGATATCGAAGAAACATTTGCGCCCGAAGCCTTAAAGGTCATGACAGACTGGATACGAGGGCACAGTGAAAAATAA
- a CDS encoding MarR family winged helix-turn-helix transcriptional regulator — protein MKILEEDIYNLIIGRTTIVINRALLRNFRKHHLDITMEQWSVLAILWKKDGCSQLELGTRTFREKAATTRLLDKLEQQNIIVRIPDRNDRRIRFIHLTAKGKAMEEIANKVVEETYKQAAKEISDDDMLVCKCVLTKIYDNLNTGEKIKLPK, from the coding sequence ATGAAAATATTAGAAGAAGATATTTACAACCTCATCATAGGGCGGACGACTATCGTTATTAACCGCGCCCTTCTGCGGAATTTCCGGAAACATCATCTTGATATCACGATGGAACAATGGTCGGTGCTGGCTATTTTATGGAAGAAGGATGGCTGCTCTCAGCTGGAATTAGGAACACGCACTTTCAGGGAAAAGGCCGCCACAACCAGACTCCTGGATAAGCTTGAACAGCAAAACATTATCGTAAGAATCCCCGACCGAAACGATCGCAGGATCCGTTTCATTCATCTCACCGCCAAGGGAAAAGCGATGGAAGAAATTGCGAACAAGGTGGTAGAAGAAACGTATAAGCAAGCAGCAAAAGAGATATCCGACGACGACATGCTCGTCTGCAAATGCGTTCTTACCAAAATCTACGACAATCTGAATACTGGTGAAAAAATAAAGTTACCTAAGTAA
- a CDS encoding TolC family protein translates to MKRILSFAFSFLSLSVLGQTNISPGTMKLIQDAIHKDYELANSQLEINKTDQDIKKAHETYVPKVNATAAYAYLDNKLTIDLPAIQIPGLNLPLPQGDQTFHNTSNLGLAALNTQMVLFSGMQVTYGSKALNEKKKAQQHLSDAKRLDIAEDVINTIDQIALLQQSKVLLDESRVRLDKEVLRVNRAIENGLATPYERKKIEVALNQLASRQEEYEGKKALLYSKLEMLTAHPMSELEQLVVSLKPWLLNAAAEEDIKPRSEILALEAGEHAADYQIKMQKAKVLPQVVGMASFGYVNLFNNTIRTPFANPLNGQDIAIKSDNLKLYPNWIAGIGLKWDIFSGFSRTRELNKLYMDKTIAENRRKDISEKLDLLREKSRTEYRTAIKQMSLKSAEKVLAESTLDLAVKSYQQGLLPVSERLAAETGMQQAQLEYLQSIYNQRKAAIQYLKASGNFSLQQNSNNSDENERY, encoded by the coding sequence ATGAAAAGAATACTTTCGTTCGCCTTTAGTTTTTTAAGTTTATCCGTTCTGGGGCAAACAAACATTTCGCCGGGGACGATGAAGCTCATACAGGATGCTATACATAAAGACTATGAACTGGCGAACTCTCAACTGGAAATTAATAAAACAGATCAGGACATAAAAAAAGCACATGAGACCTACGTTCCCAAAGTAAATGCCACGGCAGCGTATGCTTACCTGGACAATAAGCTCACGATCGATCTGCCAGCAATCCAGATACCTGGTTTAAACCTCCCTTTACCCCAGGGCGATCAGACCTTTCACAACACCAGTAATCTCGGACTCGCAGCTCTCAACACCCAGATGGTGTTATTTTCCGGAATGCAGGTTACTTATGGCAGTAAAGCGTTAAACGAAAAAAAGAAAGCACAGCAACATCTCAGCGATGCCAAAAGACTCGATATCGCTGAAGATGTAATTAATACTATTGATCAGATTGCACTGCTGCAGCAATCTAAAGTTTTACTTGACGAAAGCCGCGTAAGGCTTGACAAAGAAGTGTTAAGAGTAAACCGTGCTATCGAAAATGGCTTGGCTACTCCTTATGAACGTAAAAAGATCGAAGTGGCACTGAATCAGCTTGCATCCCGGCAGGAAGAATATGAGGGAAAAAAGGCACTCCTCTATTCGAAACTTGAGATGCTCACGGCACATCCCATGTCTGAGCTTGAGCAATTAGTAGTCAGCTTAAAGCCATGGCTGCTGAATGCAGCGGCAGAAGAAGATATAAAACCGAGGTCGGAGATTCTTGCGCTGGAAGCCGGAGAACATGCAGCCGACTACCAGATTAAAATGCAGAAAGCCAAGGTACTTCCACAGGTGGTTGGGATGGCAAGCTTCGGATATGTCAATCTATTCAACAATACCATCAGGACTCCGTTTGCAAATCCACTCAACGGACAGGATATTGCTATAAAATCAGATAACCTTAAATTATATCCCAACTGGATTGCGGGTATTGGCTTGAAATGGGATATATTCTCCGGATTTAGCCGAACCCGGGAATTGAATAAACTTTATATGGACAAGACAATTGCGGAAAACAGGAGAAAGGATATAAGTGAAAAGCTTGATCTGTTACGTGAAAAATCGCGTACAGAATACCGGACTGCTATAAAACAAATGAGTTTGAAGTCGGCAGAAAAAGTATTGGCAGAAAGCACGTTGGATCTGGCTGTTAAAAGCTATCAGCAGGGACTGCTCCCGGTATCTGAAAGGCTGGCGGCAGAAACCGGCATGCAGCAAGCCCAGCTCGAGTATCTCCAATCGATATATAATCAGCGTAAAGCTGCTATTCAATACCTGAAAGCAAGCGGAAACTTTTCATTACAACAAAATAGCAATAATTCAGATGAGAATGAACGATATTAG
- a CDS encoding HlyD family secretion protein: protein MNDIRTVIALSFTVVLFTACNNKPSGVIEGRIKRETISVSGKVAGRIEKIFVEEGDNVKAGDTLALLHLPEVDAKMAQAEGAVKSADAQYEMAKNGATALQLQQLNAKYEGLKDQYQFARTSVGRLANMLKDSLIAQQQYDEAYTRMQGAKAQLDAVTAQIKEAKDGARAEQQTMAMGQKDRAAGALKEAGAASVERYVIAPQDMSIESITLHKGELALPGYALFTGYLNTTTYFRFSVPESAIAKVKKKQRYTVHIPYNKTDIEGEVTSVSQLNHYADITTAYPDFEMGEALYEVKIRPVNPAQTNTLLANATATLELSKK, encoded by the coding sequence ATGAACGATATTAGAACAGTAATAGCCCTGTCATTTACAGTCGTTTTATTTACGGCATGTAACAACAAACCGTCCGGCGTTATTGAGGGCCGGATAAAGAGAGAAACGATCTCTGTTTCCGGAAAAGTTGCGGGAAGGATAGAAAAGATCTTTGTTGAAGAAGGAGACAATGTTAAAGCAGGCGACACGCTTGCCCTGCTTCACCTGCCAGAAGTAGACGCAAAAATGGCGCAGGCAGAAGGGGCTGTTAAATCGGCCGACGCCCAATATGAAATGGCAAAGAACGGCGCTACTGCATTGCAGTTACAACAGTTAAATGCAAAATATGAGGGCCTTAAAGATCAATATCAATTTGCCCGCACGTCTGTTGGCCGCCTGGCAAACATGCTGAAAGATTCACTGATCGCCCAGCAGCAATATGATGAAGCATACACTCGTATGCAGGGTGCTAAAGCACAATTAGATGCTGTTACAGCACAGATAAAAGAAGCGAAGGACGGCGCCCGGGCAGAGCAGCAGACTATGGCGATGGGGCAGAAAGACCGCGCAGCAGGAGCGCTGAAAGAAGCAGGTGCCGCCTCCGTTGAGCGTTATGTTATCGCGCCACAGGATATGAGCATAGAAAGCATCACACTGCATAAAGGCGAACTTGCTTTACCCGGCTATGCACTTTTCACAGGCTATCTGAACACCACTACGTACTTCCGCTTTTCAGTTCCCGAATCAGCTATTGCAAAGGTTAAGAAGAAACAAAGGTATACAGTCCATATACCTTATAATAAAACGGACATTGAGGGCGAAGTAACATCTGTGAGCCAACTTAACCACTATGCTGACATTACTACGGCGTACCCCGACTTTGAGATGGGCGAAGCGTTGTATGAAGTGAAAATCAGGCCGGTCAATCCTGCGCAAACAAACACGCTTCTGGCAAACGCGACGGCAACATTGGAACTATCAAAGAAATGA
- a CDS encoding ABC transporter permease, giving the protein MKTFFDLVLREFKLFRSNSVLILLFIGAPLTYGILFGYTYKKGKVTDLPIVVVDEDHSSVSSRMIDMLDDNEVVKIAAILPSANRIKDFSIKHEAACILIIPSNFEADIQYKRYPEMLVYVNADNILTANFASRAIQTVAGTLKAGIQIEALKKTGVPQSLAEKQYEPFAATILRNYNKGSNYMYFLWPGMLATILQQVLFLALAITFAAEYEKNTMTDLALKAGSPLLAIITKCTPYFLMSFLIWLSYGLMHMWFKIPMQYNMGLLTLLAGLFVFAVSMMGILVSILIPNQLKATEILMVVATPSFVISGFTWPLSQMPIGVRILADAIPLTHFLQIYRILMVENGTFDLVQKPVLYLAGLSIFFGLLAWIALSRKFRKLRQIKEQ; this is encoded by the coding sequence ATGAAAACTTTCTTTGATCTCGTACTTCGGGAATTCAAACTCTTCAGGTCGAATTCTGTACTGATTCTCCTTTTTATCGGGGCACCTCTTACATACGGAATTCTTTTTGGGTATACGTATAAAAAAGGTAAGGTAACCGATCTGCCGATTGTGGTGGTTGATGAAGATCATTCTTCGGTAAGCAGCCGTATGATTGATATGCTGGACGACAACGAAGTTGTAAAAATAGCAGCCATACTACCCTCAGCCAACAGAATTAAAGACTTCTCTATCAAACATGAGGCGGCGTGTATCCTGATTATCCCTTCAAATTTCGAAGCAGATATACAGTATAAGCGGTATCCCGAAATGCTTGTATATGTAAATGCCGATAATATCCTCACAGCGAATTTTGCCTCAAGAGCGATACAGACGGTTGCCGGAACGCTTAAAGCCGGAATACAAATAGAAGCGCTTAAAAAGACAGGTGTACCTCAATCTCTCGCAGAAAAACAATATGAACCATTTGCTGCCACTATACTGAGGAACTACAACAAGGGGAGCAATTATATGTACTTCTTATGGCCCGGAATGCTGGCAACCATACTTCAGCAGGTATTGTTCCTTGCTCTTGCCATCACTTTTGCCGCTGAGTACGAAAAGAATACAATGACAGATCTTGCCCTGAAGGCAGGCTCTCCCCTGCTTGCCATTATTACCAAATGCACTCCCTATTTTCTCATGTCGTTTTTAATATGGCTATCCTACGGACTCATGCATATGTGGTTTAAAATACCCATGCAATATAACATGGGCTTGCTCACGCTTCTTGCAGGTTTGTTTGTTTTCGCGGTAAGTATGATGGGAATTCTTGTGAGCATTCTGATTCCGAATCAATTAAAGGCCACGGAGATCCTGATGGTCGTAGCCACACCCAGCTTCGTGATCAGTGGTTTTACATGGCCTTTAAGCCAGATGCCTATCGGTGTAAGGATCCTTGCTGATGCCATTCCGCTCACTCACTTTCTTCAAATCTACAGGATCCTGATGGTAGAAAATGGAACGTTCGACCTGGTACAAAAACCGGTTTTATACCTCGCTGGGTTAAGCATTTTTTTCGGATTGCTTGCATGGATTGCGCTTAGCAGGAAATTCAGGAAACTGCGACAGATTAAAGAACAGTAA